ATACCTGTAAGTGAAGCATTTGTTGTGGTTCCTTAAACTGTCCACCTGCATATTATCTGAGAAATGGATTGTTAAACATCTTTGTTATGGCTCTGTGGCTTCCCCCATTTCATTGTTGTGTAATAATATTGTACTCTCGAAAGCTCCTTAACGGAACATCTTTACATACATCTTTTACATACATCTTTACATTACATGTACATACTGAGTACTTTTTTCTCTAGTAATTCGGTTTTAAACATCTTTTCATGCTTTTTGTTCACATTTACAAATACAGAGTGAAACcccattgtgtgtgtaaacatgaaAGGGATAATATACTgaggaaaaagaacaaaaacagcatTGTGAGACATAAGTATGTTGATTGGCTCTGCTTTTTTCTCCAAAAATTGAAAAGGCATTGCTGGGTCTGCATGAAGCTGCTGTCTGAGAGTTGATGACCCCCCTGATGACCCCCTGATCTGATGATATCACCATCATACACAGCAGCAAAGATCTAAAAAATATCTTTACTTATTCTGTCAGAATGATCAGCTCATCTTTAAACATATCCATATCCTGGCATACCTGGGTTAAGCTTGTACTATGTAAACAACATGAAATAACGTAAAGGGTCaatttaaagcaaacaaaaccCCATAAGGATATTGCATTCCTGtttacactgtatataaatatatggtgCAGGATATAGTCCCAAACGTTTAAATAAAGCTCTTTATGTCTGCTGCAACCTGACACAACTACACTGCCACAAAACCTTGCcacaatgtttacaaaaaaatcaatgcCAATTCTGTCACATTGTTGTTGATCATGTTGCTCAGGTGTCCCAAGCACTGAAGTAGCCTTTCACTAGCTAGCAGTCCTGTGCTGTCCTGAGACTTTGTGCTGTTAAATTCCTGGTAAACATTGACTTATATAGTTCTGCGAAGCAGCTGTTTTGCCAGataagttttttgtttattctagTGCACTTAAGCAACCTTCATACACAAAGCAGGACTAGCTAATATTGCTTCCTAAGCGTCTGCCAGGAGAAAACCGCAAACAAGCACAGAAAAATAACTTCActcactagctagctagcagctCAGCTAGCTCTGTATGGTCCAAATCATACTGACAGAACACTTAAGTGTGTCAAGGATTACTAAATCCAAGATGTCTAAAGCTTGAACTACACAACTTACTAGTGATCAAGGTGTccaaaagttgttgtattttgttttctaacttgtctgaacaacacaaacatctacGTGGTTAGTCATCAGCGGTCCTACCTGCTGTTCCTGCTGTGTTTGGTCTTGTTTAAGGTTCCCAGGACGAAGGATAAGTGTCCAAATTCTTCTCTGTAGATATCAACTATTTCCAAGCAGCGTTCGTTTACACGTAGCGGTCGCATGACCAGAGAATATGTTTGAGTTGTATTTTTTCTGCTTGACCATCACATCGCTTCAGTCCGTAATATCCGATTTGTTTTCTTACCagctgctagctagctaaagctAATGCGCGTGCCCTTTTAGATGTACAAAACTTACTGACATATAGATAATAACACACTTCCGTTGTTATTTATGCTGTTCGAGTTGACATTCTGTCTGAGAGTGGGAGCTAACAACCGCTGACAAAGTATCCGAGTAAACTTTGGTTAAATCTCGCTTTGATCGCTCACAGGATTGACAGCAAAACCACACACAGTGCGTCAACCGTGGCGTGACGGAGACTGGGCGTGGCCTAATGACGTACACaacctattattattagtagtagtagtagtagtactagcaCTAGGACtagtataatatacagtagtggTAGATTTAATACACCACGTTATTATTTCATCATGAAAagacttctatttaaaataattcagtacACGTGTTagtaatacacaatacacagctGTATTAGGTCtctgcatgcatgcatgcactcCATCTGTGCTTTATGTATtactatataaaacaaaattacacTGCAGTGCTTGCCAGATGTCCTATGTTGGTCCTGTGTACCCATTTATACAGAATGATAATACATAAGGACACGACCACGTGTGGTGTAGATCTTAGACTCAGCCTGGTCTCAGACTCCACTGCCTAAGGTATTAGTTTTGGTGCTTGGTTTTTGGGTCACATTTGGCACATGTGAAGGATGAGGATTCTTGTATTGTTTTAGGTCACCGCCTGGTGTCGCCCCTGACTTACTGTATTTGCTATTTTGCTGCCTTACTGTATTTGctatttttgtatatacatGTAAGATAACTCATTTAAAGGTAGCAAATGGAGATGTCCCTATAAGGAACCTATAAAGTTACGAAGACTACACAGAGTTAACgagtaaaaacaaatgaaatgtatttacattGTACTGGTGGAATTGAATACAAAAGTAATTGATCTGTTTAAATTGTGACACCAGTACCTTATTGACCAATTGACTTGATAACGAAAAACACTGTAAGActgaaactttatttaaaaaccctTCCCACTTTTTGTCACTTAATGAAGACCTGGTGTAGGCAGAAAGGCATAACGAATCCACACGCATATAAACACAACTCAGtgttattacatttacacatttaaatgtgtaaatgttttctttgtttaatatataaatatccaatattactcatatatatatactttattcttttaagtctcacacatttttgtttgtttgtttgttatgattattactatttattggAATTACAGTTTTAATTGGAGAAGTGAAGCATGTATAGTGTATGTttacatcacacactacaatacaattatttataagcacaaacaaataaatatcagatacatatacagtatatccttGTTTCTTGGTTCCTTGGTACATTTTAATACTTTACTGATTCCTCGAAGCTATATTCTAAGACAACAATTAAAGAATTGGGGCGCATTACAAGGGGTTCTATATTGTTAAAATTGTCACATTCTTAGAAAGTGGTAGTAATTTCCAAACATCTTTTCAATAAATCCAAAGTTGGTTGGTTTATTTTGACTGTGGGTAGGAGGGGGGAGAGTGTGTTGACCACAGAACCTGAGaagctatattattattaatttaattaagttatttaaaaacaaatatagttTTCATAACTTTTTACCCATCTTTACCAATGTTGCCAATAATTCGGTAGCTGAAAAAACAAGGTGAGGTTTCCTATGACAGTGGTTTTCAGCCCCTTATCATCCCCCTAGCATTTTCTGCCCCAACACATAAGTTGTACAGAAATAGAAGTATTAGAAGTGTTAGAAGTATTAGAACGGCAAGGCCAAATCTGCTGTTTTTGCTAAAaaatgaagacatttgggtttgtgataaaaaaaaaattatataaaagtgtCCACAAATATTTGTAATTAAGTCTTTTTGAATAGTAAAACAAAAGActcaaagcctttttttttttgcttcctttCAGTTGGGTTTAtgtataaattgtttttatttcataatgttGGGAAACATAGGAAACTACTAAGCAGATTAGCCAGCTTCCTCTTTTGGACAATGACTTGCTTGTTGAAAAAACTATACTTGtgaattttttaattcaattaatttcaattcatttgaattttatttttatacttttatatatttttttactttacttttttttttactttactttatatattttatattttatactactTATTTATACTTTCAATGATAAATATTGCtacaaaacagctttaaagaaatgtaTAGATTTTAATTTCATAGATTTTCCCTGATGAAAAAGCCAGAGGCTATATTGACAACGAAAATCACCCTATGTGAATATGAGCATCAGAgttatttctgaattcattatagttattatagCATGAATTCTATTTTGTTGAAGGTACCAACTGTTcaatgatggagacttgagtgttAAACCTGTTTAGTGGATTCATCCTTCTTTAATCTGGCCATgctagtttacatttacatttataaacaaaaaggGATGATCCATGAAAAATTGGGAAATTAGACACACTGTTCATGGTTTTATCCTACAAGAGGAGAAAAAactagaaaaacaaacaaacaaacaaaaaaaacattaaaagttGTACCTTGGCCAAAGCAAACATGAACCTTTTCAGACAACACATTATTGATCAGTCTAAAGTTCTGAGTGCACAACTTAACTGGaacatttcaaaaacatttatacacataaaaaacacacaaaaaaactatttaacagTTTGCAAAACCTAATAATCATCATTGTAATATGCAATGCGAGGTTCCAACATTTTGCATGGTCTTTGACAGATATTAGGATAAACATTATATTCACAAACCTTTTTGTCAAATATCTAAATAGAGCAGTTACTGTCATACGTTTGCACAACAACAGCAAGTGAGGTCAGTGTATTTCTGTTACtggaagaagaagcagaaaacATTTCCGGTAAAGTAAAACAGATAACttgatttattttgtctacAGAAATAGACAAACATAGtctacaaatatataaaaatagaggAAATATAGTTTACATGATCATAGTTCAGTTACCCACTACATTGTTCAGTCATAAACTTACTGTATgctagaaaaataatcagatgATTTTTAGCTGTGATGTGATGATTCTGCATGTTGTGAAACTTCTGGGGAAGTAGCATTTTGAGACCAGCCTCAAGGCAAATTATAAAAATTCTGAGACCAGTCAAATCCAGTGGCCAACAGAACAGGTTAGTAACTTATCTGAAACCTTTTTTgtgtcaaaatatttttgtcattttgatgATAGTTATTCTTCTAGTTTTACCATACAATCCAGGTTCTGAACTTTAGAGCTCTGCATGAGAAGCCAATAAAAAGGACAATAATGCATATTATACTACTCTTTCTGCTTGTGCTTCATGTCCAGGAAACAggtttgtatataatataatataatataatataatataatataatataatataatataatataatataatataatataatataatataatataatataatataatttgtgCTATACTGACAAAAGTACAACACTGTTGGTGGGTTTTTCAGTCTCGCATATGGTACGGTGTTATGCCACTTTTCACCCATCACATGGAACATGCAGTAATATTTTGGGAGAGGTTTCACAGAATGACTGTTGTATGAATCCAGCATATGGCTATTTGGATAAAGACAATGTTTGCCAGTCTTGCAGGTAAGCTATGCTCTAATTTAGGGGCTACTGTCATTGTTCTGTAGTCCTTTTTTACACTGGATTCAGCATGTGCCTAAGTGTTTCCACGAACATTGAAGGAAAGGTATTATTTCTGTTATGACCACTAAACAATTTCACTTGACAGTGTTActttataaaatacagaatttaTCTATATCATTCATTAAATCATCAGTTTTTTTAGACATGTATTTGAAATCTATGGCTTATAAATGAATCTATATTAAAAAATCAGAGAACTCACATTTCAGTTATTGCACTGTATTGCGGATCAAGGTTTAGACAGTAGCCTAAGATTTGTTAaacaaagtgcaaaacaaacacaaaacaaaagatttatGAGTTACTAGTATGAAATAAGACTACATACAACTAGAGATTTCAGAAATTACTTTAAACAACAGAAATAACTAGGAACATGGACACAGACCAACTAATAATTGTAAGAAAAAAACGTATAATAGAAAATCATGCCATAGATGACAGAATATTAGCAGTGCAAcgacaaatgtctaaataaaaGAGTCTTTGATTAGCTGGGCAATAAACTTCTGCTGAGGAGCTTAAACACAGACCTGCAGGAACACAGAGttgtttatacatatttattttttatgtatgtacTCTAGGTTGTACAAGATTTGTAGCAGCTATAAAATACTGCAACACTGGAAAAACAATActaataatagatataaaaaatatcccATCATTCTCTCCTCTCCATGTAACTAAGCACACTGCATTGCCAATAAGGGGTCAACAAAGAATCATGATGTCTGCAGGTGTAACACCAGCTGTAGAAAAATTCTATGACTATGATTATAATCTAGATGACAATACAACACCATAAGCATaggtttttaattaataataccaGTGTAGTGGAGTACAGTCTAATTCCATATCAGCCCCTGAGTCTTTCTAATAATATGGTTACAGTGGACCTTAAtcttataataaaaacagagcATGATAAGTGATATGTCCCCAGCATTAGTAGTACAATTTGTTGTTGGTACCAGAAGGCTGGAACAGAAATGatttccatttaaattaatataattccACATCCAGGTTTCTAATAAACACTTTACTTCACTTTACTGACTTCTATACAAGATCAACAATCTAATCAAATACTCTGGTTATAATACCCTGGAATAGTTTTTCAGTATGTGTTGAAGTGAAGCTGAATGTTTGCGCACAGAATTGCTTCATGGTCCACATGGTCCCCCTGGAGTGCGTGTTCAGTGACATGTACTGAGGGAGTGACACAGAGAAAGCGTGCCTGCTACGGCACTGGGAGTTGTCCTGACCCTCATCATCTAggaaatatacaaacaaaaccTTGTGAAGACATCAGCTGCTGCCCAGGTATAAAAATGGACATAAGGCTTCAGCAAATATCCACTACATGGCCAAATATTTGAGGACACCTAATCATAACATTTATATGTGTGTTGAATCCTATTCCAGACTTAGTCCCACCTTACAATTACAACAACCTCCACTTTTCTGGGAAGGGTTTCAAATAGACTTTAGGGATTTGTTCATTCAGACACAAGATCATTAGTTATGTCAGGCAGTTATATCATGTTTGGGCtacttagttccagtgaagagaatttgtaatgctacagcatacaattgtgtgcttgaACATTGTGGGAACAGGTCAGGGAGGatccacatatgggtgtgatggtcagatgtccacaatattttatttaactagattttttttaacaacaaacacaagtGTGGCAGTTTCTTAAcagatggattttattttagaaaatggaGGATGGTCTGAGTGGGGTCCATGGCAGCCTTGCTCAGTTACATGTGAAAGAGGATTCAAAAAGAGAACGAGGACCTGCTCTAACCCCTATCCAAAATGTGGGGGTGGTTGTGACGGTTATGGCGAAGAAGTTGGAAATTGTGACACCGGGATCGTCTGCCCGAGTATAATAACTTTTTTCTAAATGATAATTGACAAACATATTAATCATGTAATGAGTAAAACACAACAGGGCATACATTTACAGAAATTTCATCAATGACAGGATTGATTATTGTCTATTAACGGTATGTATTGAAGTGCTTTATTCCCAGCAGCAGTTTGTCAGTGAttgcaattatttaattaataacacaaaacacataataCTCTTTATTTGTACATCACtagattaaatttaaatttatcatTAAACTTAGGTGCCCAGCTTCATATCACCGATTTTAATTAGTCCATAGCTTCTCTCTTAGTATATATGATAGGTGGCATACTTATTGAGTTaactttacataaaaataatataaataagatataaaaataaaataaaaaaaacaagtaagcaaaatgataataaattaattaaataaaaaaattcttttccaAAACGATTACTTCCACTTCACACCTTCATTAATTTTACTCacttgaattaattaattaattatgttaattaattgttaaaaaaactaATTGTTAGTTTGTTCTGACAGAGGAAacttatttaattaatgttaCAATAGTCCTGCAAGCTTTGCCATATCattgtattatgtattaatttAATAGTGTCCTTTGTTCatttatgttgtttattaatAGTTGCTACAGAATCGATAATGCGTTAGAATGAGTACATTAATACAAAACTGTGATTTGGTTTGCAGCTGGTTCGTTATAGCtgtactgttatagaaaaatggccagcagcttctgaccaatcagaaatcaAAAATTCAGTTTGTTATAAGTTGTATTATGGTATTGTGTTTCATTCCTAGCTCATGGAGGCTGGTCTGCATGGGGGCAATGGAGTGCATGTTCAAGCACATGTAAAGTAGAGGGTGGTTTAGTACCTCAACAGAAGAGATACAGGACATGTACAAACCCGCCACCATCTGATTCACCACGTGGAAATAATTGCCCAgactcaaacacagacactcaacACTGCACAGGACTGCCTTTTTGTTCAGGTGAGACATGTGTCAGGAGATTATCCTATACATCATTTCCTAAATTTTATTATGACGATCTGTTACTTTAACAGAGAAATAAGTTGTTAATGCTGAAAATGCTGTTGTTAATAAGTGCTGTTGTTAAGAGAGGAAACATGTCTTCACAGTGAATGGAAACTGGGGGGCATGGTTTGCTTCCTCTGAATGCTCTGTGACATGTGGCGTGGGACTACAGACACGGCGCCGTAATTGTGATAATCCTGTACCTAAGTATGGAGGCCGGGGTTGCCCAGGAGACAATACCAAAGCATTTGCTTGCACTGTTCCAAAAAGATGCCCAGGTAAAACACATTTATGAGaacatttattttccatttagattaattatgtatgttatgtatcaaagatggggggcacggtggcttagtggttagcacgttcgcctcacacctccagggtcggggttcgattcccgcctccaccttgtgtgtgtggagtttgcatgttctccccgtgcctcgggggtttcctccgggtactccggtttcctcccccagtccaaagacatgcatggtaggttgattggcatctctggaaaattgtccctagtgtgtgattgcgtgagtgaatgagtgtgtgtgtgtgccctgtgatgggttggcactccgtccagggtgtatcctgccttgatgcccaatgacgcctgagataggcacaggctccccgtgacccgaggtagttcggataagcggtagaagatgaatgaatgaatgaatgaatgtatcgaAGATGTCAATAAAGAATAACTTTATTGCAGCACATAGTGACAAAGTACATGCAGAACATGCAGAAGTGAACCTTGAACCTTGAGTTACTGCTCAGACATTTACTGTCGTTCTAGATATAAATTAAGAATAACATTTGACCATTTTCCATTCTCACATTACTGTTGTTATTATAGGTCTGACCACCCAAATGGTGGGGTGATACATTTGTTTATGCAGATATCATTCTGAATGTTAATTATGGTCAAATATCCCTTTGTTCAGGGATGGTTCTTGATGTCCCACTGCTGCACTCATACTTTAATTGACTCCTACTTGAATGTTATTTCAGCTGGTATTATCCACATATTGCTGAGACAGAGATAAACTGAATCTATGATACTGTACTCTATGATACCTAAATTCTTAGAATACTTAGAATGATGTGCACTtgaataatattaaaacaatacaaacccTGTAACAATGaacaagaaaaaatgttttgtttcttttagtgGATGGTCAGTGGACTGAGTGGTCTGAATGGTCTTCCTGTGACTCATCAAACCAAAGGAATATTACATGTAAAAATAGATTGGGGAGGCGAAGGAGACTGAGAGAATGTGAAGGCAGGAAATATGATGGAAATTTCTGTAAGGGAGATGGTGTGGCATTCGGCTACTGCTATGACATTCAAGACTGTGAAGGTAAATAGTTATGTTAGTACCAACTAAcataaaactttaaataataaatcttgtAAATTTACAGAAAAGAGATGTATTtcaaatcttattattattattattattattgctccAAAAATTTCTTTGCATTTTGTTGTATTGTTCTCTTAATATGCATATGTTCATAtataaaattgttttgtttgtatattgttttttaattgtactTACTTGACTGTTTTATGTCTTAACTAGCTGGACCTGATCTTATAATACCAAAAGCCCTTTGGTCAGAATGGTCTGATTGGAGTTACTGTAAACCTCACTGTGGAGAACATTCTACACAGACAAGGAAGCGGGAGTGTATTCCTGACATTTCAAAGTACAGGTAAAGTGACGTGAcctctttatgtttttttttattattatttattactgttttcttttaatttgtactGAACAACATTTTCTTAGCATGTAATATTATGTGCCTTTAAGATATTTGTGAATTTGGGCAATATGAAATCAAGCAAAAAAATTTCCCATTTCCCCTAACAGTGAACAGAATCTAGAGATTTTCTCAGGAAAAGCAGCTATTACCTGCCCAGATTTGGCTGAAAAAGATGAGTCCAGACCATGTCGAAATCTTCCGCCATGCTAGATCAggttctatttttctttctgtgatgCCTATTTGTGTACATTATGTACACTTTCTGCTATTTCCTCTATCAGTAGGTAATAAAACACATCTATTACAGAATGTTCTGCATTTATGTATAACAGAGGTGTGGTGATTGTATTCAAGAAATACATTAAATGCATTTTCTTTGCTTGGATTTTTCACTGTACATTTTCCTTTTTGCAGCATATTAATAAATCATGCTTTTGTGTCTTGCAAGACTGGACAAccttatttagaatttttattgGTTGTGATGCGCTTGTGATAATTGACATACAGAAATTGATCATTTCCTAAGGATTTTCtttgtataaaatgtgcaaaatgtaaacataatccagtttttaacatgtttattattattattattattattattattattattagtagtagtagtagtagtagtagtagtagtagtagtagtagcagtagtagtagtagtagtataaattatttttatgtattgtaATTTTGAACCCTTTTTAAAGTGGCTCTGCCAACATTACTATTGACACATTTGATACCAGTGTTGTAGTAtcagaaagcaatacttgagtaaaagtaaagtatttatactctgttacattacaacactgtttgATACACTATCATTGTGTAAACTTAACACTTAAAAGACAATGTGAAATCCACAGATTGTCAAGATTAATAAAGGCCTTTTCAACGGCCATTTGTGGATTTACGGAAGTGACGCACAAAACATTCACAACATTGTCGGAGGGCTGTTTTGATTGATATTGATCATTTCATCGCGCGGTTAAAAATCTAACATTAAGATTAGGACTGTGTTTGTTCAGTGGTTCGAGGCTAAGACCCAGACATAACTTActttctgttatatttatatatatagtgattTAGAgttcaaaagaaataaaaattaataaaaaacgtTACACTTTTATAGTGAAGCTAGAAGGCTACATACCAACTAGCAATGCTTCAGTGCGTTTACATtacaaaaaattaattttaaggACCTAAAAAGCTTGCTTGGTGAGACTGTAGTGTCTTGTGCTGTATATTaggtattataaataataatataatgctataatataatgcaattacataaaaaaaatacaaaaaattgaAACAAtgtagggggggcacggtggcttagtggttagcacgttcgcctcacacctccagggtcggggttcgattcccacctccaccttgtgtgtgtgtgtgtggagtttgcatgttctccccgtgcctcgggggtttcctccgggtactccggtttcctcccccggtccaaagacatgcatggtaggttgattggcatctctggaaaaattttccctagtgtgtgattgcgtgagtgaatgagagtgtgtgtgtgtgtgccctgcgatgggttggcactccgatgacgcctgagataggcacaggctccccgtgacccgaggtagttcggataagcggtagaaaatgaatgaatgaatgaatgaatgaaacaatgtAGAAAGCCCTGAATTGCATGCAACTTATTTGCAAGTCTCAAATTTCACAATAAATAGAGAGATCAAGCGATAAAATAACCGGCTGaagattattaattaatatacatGATGCACACTGATGGGCGCTATTTGGTGTATCTTACCTGTAGTGTTTTACATTGTCTGCACAACTAACTTTAAAGCCCTTAAACTCTGTGTTGTTATCAATTCTTTCATAGTTGCTCATGTGTTTCcgtagtgtagtggttatcacgttcgcctcacacgcgaaaggtccccggttcgaaaccgggcggaaacaatttcttttattaacCTAGTTCCTACGTTAGTTTCAATTATACATTGCCTGGTCAAAAACTCATTGCCCTAAAAGCCCTGTGACTACAGTGATTAATATGATTCACATGgccaggggcgattctagaattttcattttaggggggctcagcccc
The genomic region above belongs to Tachysurus vachellii isolate PV-2020 chromosome 11, HZAU_Pvac_v1, whole genome shotgun sequence and contains:
- the LOC132853969 gene encoding properdin-like codes for the protein MHIILLFLLVLHVQETVSHMVRCYATFHPSHGTCSNILGEVSQNDCCMNPAYGYLDKDNVCQSCRIASWSTWSPWSACSVTCTEGVTQRKRACYGTGSCPDPHHLGNIQTKPCEDISCCPENGGWSEWGPWQPCSVTCERGFKKRTRTCSNPYPKCGGGCDGYGEEVGNCDTGIVCPTHGGWSAWGQWSACSSTCKVEGGLVPQQKRYRTCTNPPPSDSPRGNNCPDSNTDTQHCTGLPFCSVNGNWGAWFASSECSVTCGVGLQTRRRNCDNPVPKYGGRGCPGDNTKAFACTVPKRCPVDGQWTEWSEWSSCDSSNQRNITCKNRLGRRRRLRECEGRKYDGNFCKGDGVAFGYCYDIQDCEAGPDLIIPKALWSEWSDWSYCKPHCGEHSTQTRKRECIPDISKYSEQNLEIFSGKAAITCPDLAEKDESRPCRNLPPC